A genome region from Pirellulales bacterium includes the following:
- a CDS encoding SDR family oxidoreductase — translation MGRVALITGASRGIGAATALLLAKQGYRVVVNHRASAPHAEEVVATIAAAGGEAVAIKADVTVPNDVTAMVDEIDRRWGGTDVLVHNAMTPFVITSFAKLSWEQLGGKLDSELHAAFLMTKAVVPGMTSRGYGRLIYLTAGLSRHAREGMIALGTAKAALDQFVRYVALELASQGITANLVAPSTVEGTRVTEQLTAERLRELAAATPMRRLVRPEDIAKTIAFLASEDSGFTTGHYLPVNGGLAMD, via the coding sequence TAATCACGGGTGCCAGCCGGGGAATCGGTGCGGCAACCGCATTGTTACTGGCCAAACAGGGATACCGGGTGGTCGTCAACCACCGCGCCAGTGCGCCGCATGCCGAGGAGGTGGTGGCCACCATCGCAGCGGCCGGCGGGGAAGCGGTGGCGATTAAAGCCGACGTCACCGTGCCTAACGACGTCACCGCCATGGTCGATGAAATCGATCGGCGGTGGGGTGGGACGGACGTGCTCGTACACAATGCGATGACGCCGTTCGTGATCACCTCGTTCGCCAAGCTGAGCTGGGAGCAACTCGGCGGCAAGTTGGATAGTGAGCTGCATGCCGCTTTTCTGATGACCAAAGCCGTTGTGCCGGGAATGACTTCGCGCGGATATGGTCGGCTGATCTATCTGACTGCCGGGCTGTCGCGCCACGCGCGCGAGGGGATGATCGCGCTGGGCACCGCCAAGGCGGCCCTGGACCAGTTCGTGCGGTACGTCGCTCTGGAGCTGGCGTCGCAGGGAATTACCGCGAACCTGGTCGCTCCGTCTACGGTGGAAGGAACCAGGGTGACCGAGCAATTGACGGCCGAGCGGCTGCGCGAGCTGGCCGCCGCCACACCGATGCGTCGGCTGGTGCGGCCCGAAGATATCGCCAAGACAATTGCCTTCTTGGCAAGCGAG